In Archangium violaceum, the following are encoded in one genomic region:
- a CDS encoding SRPBCC family protein encodes MIDMKRDVVSTTDREIILTRVYDAPRERVFEVWTKPEHVSRWWGPHGFTTVTESMDVRPGGTWKYVMKHAEYGEFDNLITYREVVRPERLVYSHGTSTEVEQFHVTVTFEAQGGKTRLTMHSVWPSAAAFEEVRKFGVEKGGNETLDRLAEHLAQRA; translated from the coding sequence ATGATCGACATGAAGCGCGACGTAGTGAGCACCACGGACCGGGAGATCATCCTCACGCGCGTGTACGACGCTCCGCGCGAGCGCGTGTTCGAGGTATGGACGAAGCCCGAGCACGTCTCACGTTGGTGGGGGCCGCACGGCTTCACCACGGTGACCGAGTCCATGGACGTGCGCCCGGGCGGCACCTGGAAGTACGTGATGAAGCATGCCGAGTACGGCGAGTTCGACAACCTCATCACCTACCGCGAGGTCGTCCGTCCCGAGCGCCTGGTGTACAGCCACGGCACGAGCACCGAGGTCGAGCAGTTCCACGTCACGGTGACGTTCGAGGCGCAAGGCGGAAAGACCCGCCTCACCATGCACAGCGTGTGGCCCAGCGCCGCGGCGTTCGAGGAGGTGCGCAAGTTCGGAGTGGAGAAGGGCGGCAACGAGACCCTGGATCGCCTCGCCGAGCATCTGGCTCAGCGGGCCTGA
- a CDS encoding NUDIX hydrolase, translating to MSEGHAWLGNWKARLYERVRELGYDSLTAFAQARPTASLVELAKELGEDDVAGMQVFRGLLIEAEQRNQVTRLVREQLVRELSQHLPNGWPAVLDDTNRFDIAHALARWSTYTPVTHKARVDQVGDALLATPPPPGWRPLGPDDELLRTLLPDEEV from the coding sequence ATGAGTGAAGGACATGCTTGGCTGGGTAACTGGAAGGCCCGCCTGTATGAGCGGGTCCGCGAGCTTGGTTATGATTCGCTCACCGCCTTTGCCCAGGCGCGCCCCACTGCCTCGTTGGTGGAACTGGCCAAGGAGCTTGGCGAGGACGACGTCGCCGGGATGCAGGTGTTCAGAGGGTTGCTCATCGAGGCAGAGCAGCGCAATCAGGTCACACGCCTGGTGCGCGAACAACTCGTACGCGAGCTGTCTCAGCACCTTCCGAACGGCTGGCCGGCCGTGCTGGACGACACCAACCGTTTCGATATCGCCCACGCACTCGCCCGTTGGAGTACCTACACCCCCGTAACCCATAAGGCTCGTGTCGACCAGGTCGGCGATGCGCTCCTCGCCACGCCGCCGCCTCCCGGTTGGCGCCCGCTTGGTCCGGACGACGAGCTACTCCGCACGCTCCTGCCCGACGAGGAAGTCTGA
- the trhA gene encoding PAQR family membrane homeostasis protein TrhA, translated as MSHAFAFVAAIAGCFFLALAPVEGVLHLAGMVFGFSLVLMFGISATYHCPNWSPATYRRIQRFDHAAIYALIAGSFTPIAALDTAGGWGPLLLWVMWGAALTGAGLALLGRSGPRGLRSVLYVVLGTVSLPVMLRLPDVIGPARVGWLVFGAVLYALGACVYARRWPDPRPTVFGYHELFHLMVIAAASVHYAVILDVLWRR; from the coding sequence GTGTCACACGCGTTCGCGTTCGTGGCGGCGATCGCCGGGTGCTTCTTCCTGGCGCTGGCTCCGGTCGAGGGCGTGCTGCACCTGGCCGGCATGGTGTTCGGCTTCAGCCTCGTGCTGATGTTCGGCATCAGCGCGACGTACCACTGTCCCAACTGGAGTCCCGCCACCTACCGGCGCATCCAGCGGTTCGACCACGCGGCCATCTATGCCCTCATCGCCGGGTCCTTCACGCCCATCGCCGCGCTGGACACTGCGGGAGGGTGGGGCCCGCTGCTGCTCTGGGTGATGTGGGGCGCGGCGCTCACGGGCGCCGGGCTCGCGCTGTTGGGCCGCTCCGGGCCGCGGGGGCTCCGCTCCGTGCTCTATGTCGTGCTGGGGACGGTGTCGCTCCCGGTGATGCTGCGGCTGCCGGACGTCATTGGCCCGGCGCGTGTCGGGTGGCTCGTCTTCGGGGCCGTCCTCTATGCCCTGGGCGCCTGCGTCTACGCGCGCAGGTGGCCGGATCCTCGCCCCACCGTCTTCGGCTACCACGAGCTGTTCCACCTCATGGTCATCGCCGCGGCCTCCGTGCACTACGCCGTCATCCTCGACGTGCTGTGGCGCCGGTGA
- the sitA5 gene encoding SitA5 family polymorphic toxin yields the protein MLKKHPSPAVGEGGGTQLDVRRSPPPWAPAGALWLIVLFLHAACATQGPGAGRGAGGGRAGEEAAESEARSAPRELQPVLVVYAAEVEARGSTRVLAVTREEYQRAVAQLLQHHQVHGTPQEAAQGLLQAMPEEELLAEVYRDRVLALVPLTDKGSLVPEAEAALKEKYLRWCQLRGGGDCLGLFTDGPYLRTDDRRTLALALAFGGVLDETRAALGRELSPQALLSSLVWAAGLYLALWLLPEPSTKAVAAALSVVLLAWLGVDAMWGLMDGWASMAHAAHEATTFEELRDAGEAFDKRIGTDAARALILAVATLTGRTLGEVATHLRSLPRFSQMQAQWAAQGMEGSVAVAMEEAAAVEVVVEQSRALVVLTSPQAPVGINVLARSSSSGVGGGHTGTVAIQHRGGNKQVILSSGERWHLPRGKSYRDIPAEDRLGDELQAAVREEAARWSRAMLSDDEVRAIDRMRRRGLEHRVNLLERQARGRWVEAQVKDRFPGLSWNSRGVDITGPSGQSYHYEILSGTESNFALHGRRMGSTFFRMIFF from the coding sequence ATGTTGAAGAAGCACCCGAGTCCTGCGGTGGGGGAGGGCGGCGGAACGCAGCTCGATGTCCGGCGGAGCCCGCCACCCTGGGCGCCGGCCGGGGCCCTCTGGCTCATTGTCCTGTTTCTCCACGCGGCCTGCGCCACGCAGGGGCCCGGGGCGGGGAGAGGGGCCGGGGGCGGTCGCGCGGGGGAGGAGGCGGCGGAGAGCGAGGCGCGCTCGGCGCCGAGGGAGCTGCAGCCGGTGCTTGTTGTGTACGCGGCCGAGGTGGAGGCGCGCGGCAGCACGCGGGTGCTGGCCGTCACGCGGGAGGAGTACCAGCGCGCGGTTGCGCAGCTCCTCCAGCACCACCAGGTGCACGGAACGCCCCAGGAGGCCGCCCAGGGGCTGCTGCAGGCCATGCCCGAGGAGGAGCTGCTCGCCGAGGTGTACCGGGACAGGGTTCTCGCGCTGGTGCCCCTCACCGACAAGGGCTCGCTCGTCCCCGAGGCCGAGGCGGCGCTCAAGGAGAAATACCTCCGGTGGTGTCAGCTACGGGGCGGCGGTGACTGCCTTGGCCTCTTCACGGACGGGCCCTACCTGCGCACGGACGACAGGCGCACCCTGGCGCTCGCCCTGGCCTTCGGGGGTGTGCTCGACGAGACGCGGGCGGCCCTCGGACGCGAACTCAGCCCGCAGGCGCTGCTCTCCTCGCTGGTGTGGGCCGCGGGCCTGTACCTGGCGCTCTGGCTGCTACCGGAGCCCAGCACGAAGGCAGTGGCGGCCGCGCTCTCGGTGGTGCTGCTGGCCTGGCTGGGTGTGGACGCCATGTGGGGCCTCATGGACGGGTGGGCCAGCATGGCGCACGCGGCGCACGAGGCCACCACCTTCGAGGAGCTGCGCGACGCCGGCGAGGCCTTCGACAAGCGCATAGGGACGGACGCGGCCCGGGCCCTCATCCTCGCGGTGGCCACTCTCACCGGGCGGACTCTGGGCGAGGTGGCGACGCACCTTCGCTCGCTGCCGAGGTTCAGCCAGATGCAGGCGCAGTGGGCCGCCCAGGGAATGGAGGGCTCGGTCGCGGTGGCCATGGAGGAGGCGGCCGCGGTGGAGGTTGTGGTGGAGCAGAGCCGCGCCCTCGTCGTCCTCACCTCCCCGCAGGCGCCGGTTGGCATCAACGTCCTGGCGCGGAGCAGTAGCTCGGGAGTTGGTGGAGGGCACACGGGCACCGTGGCCATCCAGCACCGCGGTGGCAACAAGCAGGTCATCCTCAGCAGTGGGGAGCGGTGGCACCTCCCGCGAGGCAAGAGTTACAGGGACATTCCGGCGGAGGACCGGCTGGGCGACGAGCTGCAGGCTGCCGTGAGGGAGGAAGCGGCTAGGTGGTCCCGGGCTATGCTGTCGGATGACGAAGTGCGGGCAATCGACAGGATGCGGCGCCGCGGCTTGGAGCATCGTGTGAATCTCCTGGAGCGCCAGGCGCGAGGGCGATGGGTCGAGGCGCAGGTGAAGGACCGTTTCCCGGGCTTGTCGTGGAACAGCCGGGGCGTCGACATCACGGGCCCGAGCGGACAGAGTTACCATTACGAAATCCTGTCCGGCACCGAGTCGAACTTCGCGCTGCACGGGCGCCGGATGGGCAGCACATTCTTCCGCATGATCTTCTTCTGA
- a CDS encoding ArsR/SmtB family transcription factor, translating to MTPDRLSTTFAALADPTRRAILARLAKGEATVGELAAPFDMSLPAVSKHLKVLENAGLISRGREAQWRPCRLEGEPLRDVAAWLEHYRRFFDESLDRLGDYLEELRSQEPEPGRKK from the coding sequence ATGACCCCCGATCGACTGAGCACTACGTTCGCCGCACTCGCCGACCCGACGCGCCGCGCCATCCTCGCGCGGCTGGCGAAGGGGGAGGCGACGGTGGGCGAGCTCGCGGCGCCCTTCGACATGAGCCTCCCGGCGGTCTCCAAGCACCTCAAGGTGCTGGAGAACGCGGGGCTCATCTCGCGCGGCCGCGAGGCGCAGTGGCGCCCGTGCCGGTTGGAGGGGGAGCCGCTGCGGGACGTGGCGGCGTGGCTGGAGCACTACCGCCGTTTCTTCGACGAGAGCCTCGACCGGCTCGGGGACTACCTGGAGGAGTTGCGGAGCCAGGAGCCCGAGCCCGGTCGCAAGAAGTAG
- a CDS encoding CHAT domain-containing protein: MPRVERNPWLEITISRVGSETRISARSSREENPPSHALDPSFSPELLRGFATNLKRAVEEAGPIEPGLLRQAHAFHEAIFRGDLQRTLSRLHEAADDRKVLLRLVLQDSELKAFPWEALCEPRTNRHFLGNSPTLFPVRGVHSGEPWQARDVGRGVHLMVVAPSDLTVHEPLRLKLQESIEAGELTWLEPIAGVSASEDYLFERLRDERELHILHFIGHGRVQESTPQLRLVDHDGQEHWLDVELLAQEIKQLDRKDLRLIVLEACRGAEPGPLASAAELLVQHGIEAVIAYLWPVDANVARLCSSAFYKALTSAAKQQGDVAQSLNVARRMVLSKSPSGAAAFSPVLYLRGSNPVLFNFKRRKLSPAPAPTTAPAERSFMPPALQGVLGERFSLVLGDRWRNERPLLEQFRERLQQRLRRDAQENPPPGLPMSALTQRYALRFNKSALEVEFRDIFENIARHSPLVEALARWLVPGFHLTLLRLPVLELALARKQPGRTICTLQPSGPGGSRIRVMWRTAHQGDGWKSLHLPAPGLTPEDGQLQELYQAMNPRQSIVVFRPYCGYPLSHPLELEEPFLTEDDYLLGGRRLEDWLPPDLATPLLAALRNQPALLLGLSMLTWHHRMLLHRLFDGKKLPTRSLVLLEPGEKEQVLWERGDGLPSKQGVRALELGDAELVTQLEAHAPQEVP, encoded by the coding sequence ATGCCAAGAGTCGAGAGGAATCCGTGGCTGGAGATCACCATCTCGCGCGTCGGTTCCGAGACGCGGATCTCGGCACGTAGCAGCCGCGAGGAGAATCCTCCGTCACATGCCCTCGACCCGTCCTTCTCCCCGGAGCTCCTGCGGGGCTTCGCCACGAACCTGAAGCGAGCAGTCGAGGAAGCCGGACCCATCGAGCCGGGGCTCCTCCGACAGGCCCACGCGTTCCACGAGGCGATCTTCCGGGGGGATCTCCAGCGGACGCTGTCGCGGTTGCACGAAGCGGCGGACGACAGGAAGGTGCTGTTGCGCCTCGTGCTCCAGGACAGCGAGCTCAAGGCCTTCCCCTGGGAAGCGCTCTGCGAGCCCAGGACGAACCGCCATTTCCTGGGCAACTCGCCGACGCTGTTCCCCGTCCGGGGAGTCCATTCCGGGGAACCCTGGCAGGCCCGCGACGTCGGCAGGGGCGTGCACCTGATGGTGGTGGCGCCCTCGGATCTGACCGTGCACGAGCCCCTGCGGCTCAAGCTCCAGGAGTCCATCGAGGCCGGGGAGCTCACGTGGCTGGAGCCCATCGCCGGAGTCAGCGCGAGCGAGGACTATCTCTTCGAGCGACTGAGGGACGAGCGGGAGCTGCACATCCTCCATTTCATCGGTCACGGGCGCGTCCAGGAGTCGACGCCCCAGCTGCGGCTCGTGGATCACGATGGCCAGGAGCACTGGCTCGACGTGGAGCTGCTGGCCCAGGAGATCAAGCAGCTGGACCGGAAGGATCTCCGGTTGATCGTCCTCGAGGCCTGCCGGGGAGCCGAACCGGGGCCCCTGGCCAGCGCGGCGGAGCTGCTGGTGCAGCACGGCATCGAGGCCGTCATCGCCTACCTGTGGCCGGTGGATGCCAACGTGGCCCGGCTGTGCTCGTCCGCCTTCTACAAGGCGCTCACCAGCGCGGCGAAGCAGCAGGGCGACGTGGCCCAGAGCCTCAACGTCGCCAGGCGCATGGTGCTGAGCAAGTCCCCGAGCGGCGCCGCCGCGTTCTCCCCCGTGCTGTACCTGCGCGGCAGCAACCCCGTCCTCTTCAACTTCAAGCGCCGCAAGCTCTCCCCTGCTCCGGCCCCCACGACGGCTCCGGCGGAGCGCTCGTTCATGCCCCCGGCCCTCCAGGGGGTGCTGGGGGAGCGCTTCTCGCTGGTGCTGGGAGACCGCTGGAGGAACGAGCGCCCCTTGCTGGAGCAGTTTCGCGAGCGTCTCCAGCAACGGCTGAGGCGGGATGCCCAGGAGAACCCGCCTCCCGGACTGCCGATGAGCGCCCTCACCCAGCGCTACGCGCTGCGCTTCAACAAGAGCGCCCTGGAGGTCGAGTTCCGCGACATCTTCGAGAACATCGCCCGCCACTCTCCGCTCGTCGAGGCGCTGGCGCGGTGGCTCGTCCCCGGCTTTCACCTCACCCTGCTGCGGCTCCCGGTGCTGGAGCTCGCGCTCGCGCGGAAGCAACCGGGACGGACGATCTGCACCCTCCAGCCCTCGGGGCCGGGCGGGTCGCGGATCCGGGTGATGTGGCGCACCGCCCACCAGGGTGACGGTTGGAAGAGCCTGCACCTGCCGGCGCCGGGACTGACTCCCGAGGACGGTCAGCTCCAGGAGCTGTACCAGGCCATGAATCCCCGCCAGTCCATCGTGGTGTTCCGCCCCTACTGTGGCTACCCGCTCAGCCATCCCCTGGAGCTCGAGGAGCCCTTCCTCACCGAGGACGACTATCTGCTGGGAGGCCGCAGACTGGAGGACTGGCTGCCCCCGGATCTCGCCACGCCCCTGCTGGCCGCGCTGCGCAACCAGCCGGCCCTGCTGCTGGGCTTGTCCATGTTGACCTGGCACCACCGGATGCTGCTGCACCGGCTGTTCGACGGGAAGAAGCTGCCGACCCGGAGCCTCGTGCTCCTGGAGCCCGGCGAGAAGGAACAGGTGTTGTGGGAGCGGGGAGATGGTCTGCCCAGCAAGCAGGGCGTGCGAGCCCTGGAGCTGGGGGACGCGGAGCTCGTCACCCAGCTCGAGGCCCATGCGCCCCAAGAGGTCCCATGA
- a CDS encoding TIGR02265 family protein gives MTSLGSEEELFQRLTSLDPTHTMRGFFFNSVLEVVRLLGDESAVKHCLSAAGEPRYLDFFSYPTESYVRMLYTAAKRLSDRYGGFEGALRVMGARTVMKFFDSAAGRALQVVVEGNPKRLLENLPATHRMGLRGGHCTLRWEGSTRGVLFIERISAPAPFIEGALHTLFEATRARNLKVASRQTAPLDVEFEVSWE, from the coding sequence ATGACGAGTCTCGGCTCCGAGGAGGAGCTGTTCCAGCGACTGACCTCCCTGGACCCCACGCACACCATGCGTGGGTTCTTCTTCAACTCCGTGTTGGAGGTGGTGCGGCTGCTGGGAGACGAGTCCGCCGTGAAGCACTGCCTGAGCGCCGCTGGGGAGCCTCGGTACCTGGACTTCTTCAGCTACCCCACCGAGTCCTATGTCCGGATGCTCTACACCGCGGCGAAGCGCCTGAGCGACAGGTATGGCGGCTTCGAGGGAGCCCTGCGGGTGATGGGCGCCCGGACGGTGATGAAGTTCTTCGACTCCGCCGCGGGCAGGGCCCTGCAGGTGGTGGTGGAAGGCAATCCGAAGCGGTTGCTCGAGAACCTCCCGGCGACACACAGGATGGGACTCCGGGGTGGACACTGCACACTGAGGTGGGAGGGCTCCACGCGAGGGGTGCTCTTCATCGAGCGCATCTCCGCTCCCGCCCCCTTCATCGAGGGCGCGCTGCATACGCTCTTCGAGGCCACGAGGGCCCGGAACCTGAAGGTGGCCTCGCGGCAGACGGCACCGCTCGACGTCGAGTTCGAGGTGTCCTGGGAGTAA
- a CDS encoding LpqB family beta-propeller domain-containing protein: MMLAPATGNGILLNPFPGPQPYRTTDRDRFFGREEMTQRLVSHLLAYSCTTLSGPSGAGKSSLVRAGAIPVLEEEHEHRTVIIDGWPADKEPLDWLVESMCDQLDLEGSRHGQEALDEAVRQAFLGSEQTILLYLDQLEQLFFPLRDPKKVDVLLERLAALTRQSAPNVRLLLALREDYLGPFRERARGHRVLLEHGFRLGPLTVAEMQNVACRAAAAGRPALTWAPEQMRELILQVRTPGQEKSPEAEVQATYAQIVCRALWEEEVRGGDQVVLIEAAPILNRYLEFTLDELGPLRADAERLLEERLIDENGGRTLLMENQARAALPASSAQQVLAHLEKARVLHAEEHQGSRYFELGHDWLAKKVLQLKRERLRWEWELARQQRQEAERRRREEAEARRKLQEHQERRQREEEEKRRLKEEADRRLRGEAERRRRLQLIATTASTAALVLCTLLVWIWMQTKVSDQARQDALAQAGRTHELFLLAGARELVSRNQPALASKLLLESDRPADIPGWMELTYELLAAYPPELTLGGLQALSATFSPDGSYLVTASEDGTARVWSAGGSGPIVVLRGHEGPIHSVTFSPDGRRIVTASEDGTARVWNADGSGAPVVLRGHERGVTSAAFSPDGLRIVTASEDGTVRVWSAGGSEPPRVIQGHEGIVHSAAFSPDGQSIVTASEDGMSRVWRVSDSRPHQELRGHEWSVHSAAFSPDGRRIVTASWDGTARVWSTDDSVAPVVLQGHGGWVVSAAFSPDGRRIVTASEDGTARVWNADGTGAPVVLQGYGGSVRTAAFSPDGQRVVTTSRDGAVRVWSIEGPRLPLRLQGHTGRVVSAAFSPVGGRVITASEDGTARVWRTDGAEPLAVIQGHEGKVYSAAFSPDGQRVVIVSEGTARVRRANNEGTPEVELRSQEGRILSAAFSPDGQSIVTGCEDGAARVWSADGSGHPVTLRGHEGRVTSAAFSPDGQRIVTASEDGTARVWHTNGEGPQVMLQGHEGRVTSAAFSPDGQRIVTASRDGTARVWSADGVGTGVVLQGHEAGVYSAAFSPDGRRIVTASEDGTVRIWSTDSAGTPVVLRVHGGVVYSAAFSPDGQSLVTASEDGVARIWTLSIPVLQQALRKVSTDCLPIGLRRTYLDEDDTKARRQYEACEQSYGRRPFSRQTP; encoded by the coding sequence ATGATGCTCGCTCCCGCCACGGGCAATGGGATCCTCCTCAATCCCTTTCCGGGCCCCCAGCCCTACCGCACCACGGATCGTGACCGCTTCTTCGGCCGCGAGGAGATGACCCAGCGGCTGGTGAGCCACCTCCTCGCCTACTCGTGCACCACGCTCTCCGGTCCCTCGGGGGCGGGGAAATCCTCGCTGGTGCGCGCCGGGGCCATCCCCGTCCTGGAGGAGGAGCACGAGCACCGCACCGTCATCATCGACGGGTGGCCCGCGGACAAAGAGCCCCTGGACTGGCTCGTCGAGTCCATGTGCGACCAGCTCGATCTGGAGGGGAGCCGCCACGGCCAGGAGGCACTGGACGAGGCCGTGCGCCAGGCGTTCCTGGGCTCGGAACAGACCATCCTGCTCTACCTGGATCAGCTCGAGCAGCTCTTCTTTCCGCTGCGAGATCCGAAGAAGGTGGACGTGCTCCTGGAGCGCCTGGCGGCACTCACGCGGCAGTCGGCCCCGAATGTGAGGCTCCTGCTGGCGCTGCGCGAGGACTACCTGGGGCCCTTCCGGGAGCGGGCGCGGGGACACCGGGTGCTGCTCGAGCATGGGTTCCGGTTGGGCCCGCTCACGGTGGCGGAGATGCAGAACGTGGCGTGCCGGGCCGCGGCGGCGGGCAGGCCGGCCCTGACCTGGGCGCCCGAACAGATGCGGGAGCTGATCCTCCAGGTGCGGACCCCCGGGCAGGAGAAGTCACCCGAGGCGGAGGTGCAGGCGACGTACGCGCAGATCGTCTGCCGGGCCCTCTGGGAGGAGGAGGTGCGGGGTGGAGATCAGGTGGTGCTGATCGAGGCCGCGCCGATCCTCAATCGCTACCTGGAGTTCACGTTGGACGAGCTGGGGCCACTGCGGGCGGACGCGGAGCGGCTGCTGGAGGAGCGGCTGATCGACGAGAACGGCGGCCGGACGCTGCTGATGGAGAACCAGGCGCGCGCCGCGTTGCCGGCCAGCAGCGCGCAGCAGGTGTTGGCGCACCTGGAGAAGGCGCGGGTGCTGCACGCGGAGGAGCACCAGGGCAGCCGGTACTTCGAGCTGGGGCATGACTGGCTGGCGAAGAAGGTGCTGCAGCTCAAGCGGGAGCGGTTGCGGTGGGAGTGGGAGCTGGCGCGGCAGCAGCGGCAGGAGGCCGAACGCAGGCGGCGCGAGGAAGCGGAGGCGCGGCGCAAGCTCCAGGAGCACCAGGAGCGCAGGCAGCGGGAGGAGGAGGAGAAGCGCAGGTTGAAGGAGGAGGCGGACCGGAGGCTCAGGGGAGAAGCGGAGCGGAGGCGGCGGCTTCAGCTCATCGCCACGACGGCCTCCACGGCGGCACTCGTGCTGTGCACGCTGCTCGTCTGGATCTGGATGCAGACGAAGGTCTCGGATCAGGCCCGGCAGGACGCGCTCGCCCAGGCGGGCCGGACGCACGAGCTGTTCCTGCTCGCGGGAGCCCGGGAGCTGGTGAGCCGCAACCAACCCGCCCTGGCCTCGAAGCTGCTCCTGGAGAGTGACCGGCCCGCGGACATCCCCGGCTGGATGGAGCTCACCTATGAGCTCCTGGCCGCCTACCCGCCCGAGCTGACGCTGGGAGGGCTTCAAGCCCTGTCCGCCACGTTCAGCCCTGATGGCTCGTATCTCGTCACCGCCTCGGAGGATGGCACGGCCCGCGTGTGGAGCGCTGGCGGCTCGGGCCCCATCGTGGTGCTCCGGGGACATGAAGGGCCCATCCATTCGGTCACGTTCAGCCCGGATGGGCGGCGCATCGTCACCGCCTCGGAAGATGGCACGGCCCGGGTGTGGAACGCCGATGGCTCGGGAGCCCCCGTGGTGCTCCGGGGTCACGAGAGAGGTGTCACCTCCGCGGCCTTCAGCCCGGATGGGCTGCGGATCGTCACCGCCTCGGAGGATGGCACGGTCCGGGTGTGGAGCGCTGGAGGCTCGGAACCCCCTCGGGTGATCCAGGGGCATGAGGGCATCGTGCACTCCGCCGCGTTCAGTCCGGACGGCCAGTCCATCGTCACCGCCTCCGAGGACGGCATGTCACGGGTGTGGCGTGTCAGCGACTCGCGACCCCACCAGGAGCTCCGGGGACACGAGTGGAGTGTGCACTCCGCCGCGTTCAGCCCGGATGGGCGGCGCATCGTCACCGCGTCCTGGGATGGTACGGCGCGAGTGTGGAGCACGGATGACTCGGTGGCTCCGGTGGTGCTCCAGGGACACGGGGGCTGGGTCGTCTCCGCCGCGTTCAGCCCGGATGGTCGGCGCATCGTCACCGCCTCCGAGGACGGCACGGCCCGGGTGTGGAACGCCGATGGCACGGGCGCACCGGTGGTGCTCCAGGGATACGGAGGGAGTGTCCGCACCGCGGCTTTCAGTCCGGACGGCCAGCGCGTTGTCACCACCTCCCGGGATGGCGCGGTCAGGGTGTGGAGCATCGAGGGCCCGCGCCTTCCCCTACGGCTCCAGGGACATACGGGGCGGGTCGTCTCCGCCGCGTTCAGTCCGGTTGGGGGACGCGTCATCACCGCCTCGGAGGATGGCACGGCGCGGGTGTGGCGCACCGATGGCGCGGAGCCCCTCGCCGTGATCCAGGGCCACGAGGGAAAGGTCTACTCGGCCGCATTCAGCCCGGATGGGCAGCGCGTCGTCATCGTCTCGGAGGGAACGGCCCGGGTGCGGCGCGCGAATAACGAGGGGACGCCCGAGGTGGAGTTGCGGAGCCAGGAAGGGAGGATCCTCTCCGCCGCGTTCAGCCCGGATGGCCAGTCCATCGTCACCGGCTGCGAGGACGGTGCGGCACGAGTGTGGAGCGCCGATGGTTCAGGGCACCCGGTCACGCTTCGGGGACACGAGGGCCGGGTCACCTCCGCCGCGTTCAGCCCGGATGGGCAACGGATCGTCACGGCCTCCGAGGACGGCACGGCCCGCGTGTGGCACACGAACGGCGAGGGACCCCAGGTCATGCTTCAAGGGCATGAGGGCCGGGTCACCTCCGCCGCGTTCAGCCCGGACGGGCAGCGCATCGTCACGGCCTCCAGGGACGGCACGGCTCGCGTATGGAGCGCCGATGGGGTGGGCACCGGCGTGGTGCTTCAGGGACACGAAGCAGGGGTCTACTCGGCCGCGTTCAGCCCGGATGGGAGACGCATCGTCACCGCCTCCGAGGACGGCACGGTCCGGATATGGAGCACCGATAGCGCGGGAACGCCCGTGGTGCTTCGGGTTCATGGGGGAGTCGTCTACTCGGCCGCGTTCAGCCCGGATGGCCAGAGCCTCGTCACGGCTTCCGAGGACGGGGTCGCGAGGATCTGGACCCTGTCCATTCCAGTGCTCCAGCAGGCACTGCGGAAGGTGAGCACCGACTGCCTGCCGATTGGCTTGCGCCGCACCTATCTCGACGAGGACGACACGAAGGCCCGGCGACAATATGAGGCCTGCGAGCAATCATACGGCCGCCGTCCTTTCTCCAGACAGACGCCTTGA